A section of the Methanosphaera sp. genome encodes:
- the aroD gene encoding type I 3-dehydroquinate dehydratase: MIIIKTGVCGSIVQKTKDDIINTIKTANLDVLEYLELRVDVIDDVTSQLVGEIIEEVRDITDKKIILTNRTKLEGGHYSGSEDERIKILADNAHLVEYTDVELSTSDELIKKVVNSANKTIISYHNFKETPSIEFLEDIINKAYMFGDVAKVALKPNCMDDTYTIVKLLMRYDDFIGISMDSMGAYTRIIGPVMGAPVTYAAIDSKSAPGQLTINETSTMIKKLRGI, translated from the coding sequence ATGATTATAATTAAAACTGGAGTATGTGGATCAATAGTTCAAAAAACAAAAGATGATATTATAAACACAATAAAAACAGCAAATCTTGATGTGCTGGAATATTTGGAACTTAGAGTTGATGTAATAGATGATGTAACATCACAACTTGTAGGTGAAATTATAGAAGAAGTCCGTGATATTACAGATAAAAAGATCATCCTAACAAATAGGACAAAACTTGAAGGTGGACATTATAGTGGATCTGAAGATGAACGTATCAAAATTCTTGCAGATAATGCACATCTTGTTGAATATACTGATGTTGAACTTTCAACAAGTGATGAATTAATTAAAAAAGTTGTAAATTCTGCAAATAAGACAATTATATCCTATCATAACTTCAAAGAAACACCATCAATTGAATTTCTAGAAGATATAATAAATAAGGCATACATGTTTGGTGATGTAGCTAAAGTTGCACTTAAACCTAACTGTATGGATGATACATACACAATTGTCAAGTTGCTTATGAGATATGATGACTTTATTGGAATTTCCATGGATAGCATGGGTGCATATACAAGAATTATAGGACCTGTTATGGGAGCACCAGTTACATATGCTGCAATTGATTCAAAATCAGCACCAGGACAACTAACAATAAATGAAACATCAACTATGATTAAAAAACTAAGAGGAATTTAA
- the aroC gene encoding chorismate synthase, with protein sequence MAANTTGEIFKVTTFGLSHGVALGAIVDGCPAGLELSPQDIQDELDKRRPGTSKITTARNEKDQVEILSGIFEGKTDGTPIAAIVRNKDQRSKNYDNLRDNPRAGHGDLCWNQKFGNYNYNGGGRGSGRITIGHTIGGAVSKKLLANYGITTTAHVTQIHNIKNTNKYTLNEIKANITKNNVRCADLEVAKQMEDEILKLKQEGNSTGGIVEIIIDGLPLGLGQPVFDKIDGDLAKALMNIGAVKGVEIGVGFECATLTGRQMNDEIYLDGDMIKTRTNNAGGVLGGMTTGMPLILKIAVKPTPSVSGIQNTVNLKDMQPTQIEIEGRHDPCICPRVTTVAEAACNMTIADHMIRAGFIHPDKI encoded by the coding sequence ATGGCAGCAAATACAACAGGAGAAATATTTAAAGTAACAACATTTGGACTAAGTCATGGAGTAGCACTAGGTGCAATAGTAGATGGATGTCCAGCAGGATTAGAACTATCACCTCAAGATATACAAGATGAACTAGATAAAAGACGACCAGGAACAAGTAAAATTACAACAGCACGAAATGAAAAAGATCAAGTAGAAATACTATCAGGAATCTTTGAAGGAAAAACAGATGGAACACCAATTGCAGCAATAGTAAGAAATAAAGATCAAAGAAGTAAAAACTATGACAATCTCCGTGACAATCCAAGAGCAGGACATGGAGATCTATGCTGGAATCAGAAATTTGGAAATTACAACTACAATGGTGGAGGACGTGGAAGTGGAAGAATAACAATAGGACACACCATTGGAGGAGCAGTAAGTAAAAAACTACTAGCAAACTATGGAATTACAACCACAGCACATGTAACCCAAATACATAACATAAAAAATACAAACAAATACACACTCAATGAAATAAAAGCAAACATTACAAAAAACAATGTACGCTGTGCAGACCTTGAGGTTGCAAAACAAATGGAAGATGAAATACTAAAACTAAAACAAGAAGGAAACAGTACAGGTGGAATTGTAGAAATAATAATAGATGGACTACCACTAGGACTTGGACAGCCAGTATTTGATAAAATAGATGGAGATCTTGCAAAAGCATTAATGAATATAGGAGCAGTAAAAGGTGTAGAAATAGGTGTAGGATTTGAATGTGCAACACTTACAGGACGACAAATGAACGATGAAATCTACCTTGATGGTGACATGATAAAAACACGTACCAACAATGCAGGAGGAGTACTTGGTGGAATGACAACAGGCATGCCACTAATTCTAAAAATTGCAGTAAAACCAACACCATCAGTAAGTGGAATACAAAACACAGTAAATCTAAAAGATATGCAGCCAACACAGATAGAAATAGAAGGACGACACGACCCATGTATCTGTCCAAGAGTAACAACAGTAGCAGAAGCAGCATGTAACATGACAATAGCAGATCACATGATACGTGCAGGATTCATACACCCTGATAAAATATAA
- a CDS encoding DUF4011 domain-containing protein — translation MSCESWDFEETIEGLRDNLLDMSLRNNLLNFRSRRKCIEIVDEDIASLYKILVIDEEKMKFLSNEDLDEDILSENNTWDSNSKLKDTYLDRFLQTKHESDELQKRLTQLYRDNKTTYEEQGYNDFFLALGFLEWKEIDHSEGIHKAPLVLVPMSIERSSISQPFTVRWNGDEVRSNLSLIYKLKEQGVEIPDFEEFDSQDDLINYFKEIESLISQKDGWKITNDIFLSSFNFKKFVMFKDLDLSNWNGIKDNAIKSLFNPDSSEYGSDDVLDLNSLNSTEIFNVMDADSSQLAVLEEAKNGKNLVVEGPPGTGKSQTIVNLIAELMATGKRILFVSEKKAALDVVKSRLDSVGLGEGCLELHGKNSNKKEFLNELERTLNIDSVKLSDENDFRKLDDVKAQLDEYVEVLHTPYASTQLTPFRLIGMYEYQTQKLTDNNQEIIKLDIDDVSQLDTEKRGEIIIKLNEIKGYYDIVSPVNGNLWRNTSPENLSSPEVKQLEDQLHDMSTSLEKFDKCNDSICELIGTDKLNTLNIDLLLNNSKVLKPDLKLLKDEDYLEGIIRNIENFQNKIGNINIDVLNLDLNSLKNEIDTLLENINNLNINMDIMDKEDFKSINEAFKTNKNIIEESNLEDALKNPNLEAEFYEFKTKRSSFIKRIFSGEFKRIRNNFKSYYNFDVSDDQIEADFEKLIAANNDLTKLRNTILAYSKSETDNDDKIRIESEKLISWASELDNIKSKLSSYHVTIQSNALNDKINTLIKLKELLEAIESFDDIGKYYFGDSWKSYNSDINVLNKKLIDINEFRKLYDSKYFNDITVKFIESNQFDTLNSYLDELSSLKEEIIKQYRQIDDKLHFKDELKIDNIDTTDVSSMKNTIDILLENIEGLTDYRLFAKYCNEYSDEYTKDLIKYIKQDKVKPELIDSLFYYNFVNIALFDIFSNEPVLDEFNSKLHEEKLAEFKKLDKAIIESNKYRVREVLGNNRPNIAISTGNNTALGILMHEMTKKRKIKPIRKILSETSDIISSIKPCFMMSPLSIAQYLDPNVYESYFDYVIFDEASQVKIEDSIGAMMRGNRYVVMGDTKQLPPTTFFEKELDIDDDEEDEGFADNIESILHLCKNSFKTRMLRWHYRSRHESLISVSNQEFYNNDLYVFPSPTKKSDDLGLKFKYDPNTVYARGDGSNNIKEAENVVEYAFDCFRKWGNSRSLGIGTFNLKQRNTIMDIIEEKLKDNPEFEQFFNEDGEEGFFVKNLENIQGDERDIILISLGYGRDQNNKLSLSFGPLNKEGGERRLNVLITRAKRQCVVFSNFKSSEMHTTQSTPRGVEALKTFLYYAENGEFPENYHTGGDFDSPFEESVYNFLTDEGYVVEKQVGCAGYKIDLAIVDKDDANRYVLAIECDGATYHSSQLARDRDRLRQEVLEGLGWKFHRIWSTDWYHINQKAKKRLLYAVEEAMKNKDNEKIAREHEDNLISKPEPKAKIITKTIEDKKQEELGKYFKDYETYEFDEYAYPSNPSDNIVELVKIEEPICVDDIYDVMKVMMDRRATKKFKSEIDKYIKSCVKKASIKKEGDFYMLPDSTFDDMKVRRRKSPKIERIYPRELENSIIYSLKLEFSSPRDDLIKTASTYLGFKALRSNVKDKLNMVVDDLISQGVIKEESGKLELVK, via the coding sequence ATGAGTTGTGAAAGTTGGGATTTTGAAGAGACTATTGAAGGATTAAGAGATAATCTTCTAGATATGAGTTTAAGAAATAATTTATTAAATTTCAGATCTCGTAGAAAATGTATTGAAATTGTTGATGAAGATATAGCTTCACTATATAAAATTCTTGTCATAGATGAAGAAAAGATGAAGTTTCTTTCAAATGAAGATCTTGATGAGGATATATTATCTGAGAATAATACATGGGATTCAAATAGTAAATTAAAAGATACATATCTTGACAGGTTTCTTCAAACTAAACATGAATCTGATGAACTTCAAAAGAGATTAACTCAACTTTATCGTGACAATAAAACTACCTATGAAGAACAAGGATATAATGACTTCTTTCTAGCATTAGGTTTTCTTGAATGGAAAGAAATTGATCATAGTGAAGGTATTCATAAAGCACCACTAGTTTTAGTACCTATGTCTATTGAAAGATCATCTATTTCACAACCTTTCACTGTTAGATGGAATGGTGATGAGGTACGCTCTAATTTATCATTAATTTATAAACTTAAAGAACAGGGTGTTGAAATTCCTGATTTTGAAGAATTTGATTCACAAGATGACCTGATTAATTACTTCAAAGAAATAGAGTCACTAATAAGCCAAAAAGATGGCTGGAAAATAACAAATGACATCTTCCTATCCAGTTTCAATTTCAAAAAATTTGTAATGTTTAAAGATCTTGATTTATCAAATTGGAATGGTATCAAAGATAATGCAATAAAATCATTATTTAATCCAGATAGTAGTGAATATGGATCTGATGATGTGCTTGACTTAAATTCACTTAACTCTACTGAAATATTTAATGTTATGGATGCAGATTCATCACAACTTGCTGTTTTAGAAGAAGCTAAAAATGGTAAAAATCTCGTTGTAGAAGGACCTCCTGGAACTGGTAAATCACAAACTATTGTTAACTTAATTGCAGAATTAATGGCAACAGGAAAGAGGATTCTCTTTGTAAGTGAAAAGAAAGCTGCACTTGATGTTGTAAAATCAAGACTTGATAGTGTAGGCTTGGGTGAAGGATGCCTAGAGCTTCATGGAAAAAATTCTAATAAAAAAGAGTTTCTTAATGAACTTGAGCGAACTTTAAATATTGATTCTGTTAAACTTTCAGATGAAAATGATTTCAGAAAACTTGATGATGTTAAAGCACAACTTGATGAATATGTAGAAGTACTACATACACCTTATGCATCTACCCAGTTAACTCCATTTAGATTAATTGGTATGTATGAATATCAAACACAGAAATTAACAGATAATAACCAGGAAATTATTAAATTAGACATTGATGATGTATCCCAACTTGACACAGAAAAACGTGGTGAAATTATCATAAAATTAAATGAAATTAAGGGATATTATGATATAGTTTCACCAGTAAATGGAAATTTATGGCGAAATACCTCTCCTGAAAATTTATCATCACCAGAAGTTAAACAACTAGAAGATCAATTACATGACATGTCAACTAGCTTAGAAAAATTTGATAAATGTAATGATTCTATTTGTGAATTAATTGGTACTGATAAACTAAATACCTTAAATATTGATCTATTGCTAAATAATTCAAAAGTACTTAAGCCAGATTTAAAACTTCTAAAAGATGAAGATTACCTGGAGGGAATTATTCGAAATATAGAAAATTTCCAAAATAAGATTGGAAATATAAATATTGATGTTTTAAATTTAGATTTAAATAGCTTAAAAAATGAAATTGACACATTACTTGAAAATATTAATAATTTAAATATTAACATGGACATTATGGATAAAGAGGACTTTAAATCCATTAATGAAGCATTTAAAACAAATAAGAATATTATTGAAGAGTCAAACCTGGAAGATGCACTTAAGAATCCTAATCTTGAAGCAGAATTCTATGAATTTAAAACAAAAAGAAGTTCATTCATTAAAAGAATTTTTAGTGGAGAATTTAAAAGAATTAGAAATAACTTTAAAAGCTATTATAACTTTGATGTTAGTGATGATCAAATAGAGGCAGATTTTGAAAAATTAATTGCAGCAAATAATGACTTAACAAAACTGAGAAATACAATTCTTGCATATTCAAAATCTGAAACAGATAATGATGATAAAATCAGGATAGAATCTGAAAAATTAATATCATGGGCATCAGAGCTTGATAATATTAAATCAAAACTATCATCATACCATGTTACAATTCAAAGTAATGCATTAAATGATAAAATTAACACACTTATCAAATTAAAAGAGTTACTTGAAGCTATAGAATCCTTTGACGATATTGGAAAATACTACTTTGGAGATTCATGGAAATCATATAATTCAGATATTAACGTGCTTAATAAGAAATTAATAGATATTAATGAATTTAGAAAGCTTTATGATTCAAAATATTTCAATGATATAACAGTTAAATTCATAGAATCTAACCAATTTGACACATTAAATTCCTACCTAGATGAGCTATCTTCACTTAAAGAGGAAATTATAAAACAATATAGACAAATTGATGATAAATTACACTTCAAAGATGAACTTAAAATAGATAATATTGACACAACTGATGTTTCATCTATGAAAAATACTATTGACATATTACTTGAAAATATTGAAGGTCTCACAGATTATAGATTATTTGCAAAATACTGCAATGAATACTCAGATGAATATACAAAAGATTTAATCAAATACATCAAGCAAGATAAAGTTAAACCTGAATTAATTGATAGTCTTTTCTATTATAACTTTGTCAACATTGCATTATTTGACATATTTTCTAATGAACCAGTACTTGATGAATTTAATTCTAAATTACATGAGGAGAAATTAGCTGAATTTAAGAAATTAGATAAAGCTATTATTGAATCAAACAAGTATCGTGTTCGTGAAGTTCTAGGAAATAATAGACCAAACATTGCGATTTCCACAGGAAACAATACTGCTCTTGGAATCTTAATGCATGAGATGACTAAAAAACGTAAAATTAAGCCTATTAGGAAGATTTTAAGTGAAACAAGTGATATTATATCATCAATAAAACCATGCTTTATGATGTCACCATTATCAATTGCACAATACCTTGATCCAAATGTATATGAATCATACTTTGACTATGTTATTTTTGATGAAGCAAGTCAAGTAAAAATTGAAGATTCAATAGGGGCAATGATGCGAGGAAACAGGTATGTTGTTATGGGAGATACAAAACAGCTTCCACCTACAACATTCTTTGAAAAAGAATTAGATATTGATGATGATGAAGAAGATGAAGGTTTTGCAGATAACATAGAAAGTATTCTTCATCTGTGTAAAAATTCATTTAAAACTAGAATGCTAAGATGGCACTATCGAAGTCGTCATGAATCATTAATTTCTGTATCAAACCAGGAATTCTATAACAATGACTTGTACGTCTTCCCATCACCTACCAAAAAATCAGATGACCTAGGTCTTAAATTTAAGTATGATCCAAATACAGTCTATGCACGAGGAGATGGTTCTAACAACATTAAAGAAGCAGAAAATGTAGTTGAATATGCATTTGATTGCTTTAGAAAATGGGGAAATAGTAGAAGTTTAGGTATTGGAACATTCAATCTTAAACAAAGAAATACAATAATGGACATAATTGAGGAGAAATTAAAAGATAATCCTGAATTTGAACAATTCTTCAATGAAGATGGTGAGGAAGGATTCTTTGTAAAAAATCTTGAAAACATACAAGGGGATGAAAGAGACATAATCCTGATAAGTCTTGGATATGGTCGTGATCAAAACAATAAACTTTCATTAAGCTTTGGACCACTTAATAAGGAAGGTGGAGAGAGAAGATTAAATGTATTAATTACAAGAGCTAAAAGACAATGTGTTGTATTTAGTAACTTCAAATCATCTGAAATGCATACAACACAATCAACACCAAGAGGTGTTGAAGCACTTAAAACATTCCTTTATTATGCAGAAAATGGTGAATTCCCAGAAAACTATCATACAGGAGGAGATTTTGACTCACCATTTGAAGAATCTGTATATAACTTCTTAACTGATGAAGGTTATGTTGTTGAAAAACAAGTAGGATGTGCAGGATATAAGATAGACCTTGCAATTGTAGATAAAGATGATGCAAACAGATATGTTCTGGCAATTGAATGTGATGGTGCAACATATCATTCATCACAACTTGCAAGAGACAGAGATAGACTCAGACAAGAAGTCCTAGAAGGTCTTGGTTGGAAGTTCCATAGAATATGGTCTACAGACTGGTATCATATCAATCAAAAGGCAAAGAAAAGATTACTCTATGCAGTTGAAGAGGCTATGAAAAATAAAGATAATGAAAAAATAGCCAGAGAACATGAAGATAATCTTATCAGTAAACCAGAGCCTAAAGCAAAGATAATTACCAAGACAATTGAGGATAAAAAACAGGAAGAATTAGGTAAATATTTCAAAGATTATGAAACATATGAATTTGATGAATATGCATATCCAAGTAATCCTTCAGATAATATTGTAGAATTAGTTAAAATTGAAGAACCTATATGTGTAGATGACATTTACGATGTTATGAAAGTAATGATGGATAGACGAGCTACTAAGAAATTTAAAAGTGAAATTGATAAATACATAAAAAGTTGTGTTAAAAAAGCTTCAATTAAAAAAGAAGGAGACTTTTATATGTTACCTGATTCAACTTTTGATGATATGAAAGTTAGAAGACGAAAGTCTCCAAAAATTGAACGTATTTATCCTAGAGAGCTTGAAAATTCAATAATATATTCATTAAAACTAGAATTTTCATCACCTCGTGATGATCTCATAAAAACAGCTTCTACATATCTGGGATTTAAAGCACTGCGTTCTAATGTAAAAGATAAACTTAATATGGTAGTGGATGATCTTATATCTCAAGGTGTTATTAAAGAAGAATCTGGAAAACTAGAACTAGTTAAGTAG